The following coding sequences are from one Granulicella arctica window:
- a CDS encoding TonB-dependent receptor — translation MMMRIEARVTGILLTAAAAVCAGQECNPGQHHITGQILDTTGAAIVSASVQVDHASGLRMDAQGRFDTICLATGNHIISVAANGFNPVQLKLAVGPESRPVLVHLKPLLVETVVEAVDSDGVSSDDIAGSKTLHEAELKQLADDPDELARQLQVLAATAGGAPGQAIIAVDGFQNGGRIPPKSSIAFIRINPDLFSAEYERPPYKGGRVEIFTKPGQSNVHGALFTTQSTQFFNAKDPFALSRAAIGRQRYGFELSGPIRVNRSDFSIALEHRQIDQFAVVNAVTLNSSGSATSTIVNAATPQTLWQGSAHFGLILNKKNNLSGTYNADVNTLDNLGVGGTALPEAGYNSMQSEHALRFSNLQTISAQTMHETRVGYTWRYRDDTPDSNAPSLQVAGAFTGGGAATQALHSHERDLEIDDDVLTTRAKHNLKAGVELLDLALRNTLPTNFNGSYVFGGGSAPVLGGAGTTTISGLEQYRRAILGLPGGSPTTYSVTTGNAVVDLNQLRVVLYAQDQWKVRPRLQLSLGIRWAMQSAPATVGNVGPRLGLAWSPDRAQKWVFHLRSGLFFGPVDAQTALEARRLNGENQRQTLIYNPIYGKPLNSGNPAITTLRSPLGDLSQTPSLQSHLGVEHDFPRHWHAQANLYLAQAWDVLRSRNINAPLDSSPIGVRPLAPNENLDQFQQTGHLHGNVMFLGVDQRSLRRLQIFAGYIRMDLRTDADSETSFPQNSSSDVGESARPSWQATHHAIVFSTLTLPRKVSLSAQFDAASGLPYNVTTGFDNNGDGTFNDRPYLATAASSTVYSTRFGLLSPTGTGSTIGRNAGTLPWNVNLDMNLSRTFALTHSTQGDAKTLAVNARSTNAINHTNVTAVGGVLGSPLFGLGYAASPGRRIEGGLRYSF, via the coding sequence ATGATGATGAGAATCGAAGCACGAGTAACCGGGATACTCCTCACAGCGGCTGCCGCCGTATGTGCCGGACAGGAGTGCAACCCCGGCCAGCACCATATCACCGGACAAATACTCGATACGACCGGAGCTGCGATCGTATCCGCCTCCGTACAGGTTGATCACGCAAGCGGGCTTCGCATGGATGCGCAGGGGCGGTTCGACACCATCTGCCTCGCCACTGGCAATCACATCATCAGCGTTGCGGCCAATGGTTTCAATCCGGTCCAGCTCAAGTTAGCTGTCGGGCCGGAGAGCCGTCCAGTCCTGGTTCACCTCAAACCACTCCTCGTTGAGACCGTCGTGGAGGCTGTGGATAGTGATGGAGTTTCGAGCGACGACATTGCAGGCTCAAAGACACTGCACGAGGCAGAGCTCAAACAACTAGCCGACGACCCGGATGAGCTGGCCCGACAGTTGCAGGTACTGGCGGCCACTGCGGGAGGCGCACCCGGGCAGGCAATCATTGCGGTCGACGGCTTTCAGAACGGTGGGCGCATTCCTCCAAAGTCCTCCATTGCATTCATCCGCATCAATCCGGATCTATTCTCCGCGGAGTACGAGCGGCCACCCTATAAAGGCGGTCGAGTGGAGATCTTCACCAAGCCCGGTCAATCAAACGTGCACGGTGCGCTCTTCACCACACAGAGCACCCAGTTCTTCAACGCAAAAGATCCCTTCGCACTGAGCCGCGCCGCCATCGGCAGGCAGCGCTATGGCTTCGAACTAAGCGGTCCCATAAGGGTCAACCGCAGTGACTTTTCCATCGCGCTTGAGCACCGCCAGATTGACCAGTTCGCCGTTGTAAATGCTGTAACGTTGAACAGCTCAGGCTCTGCCACCTCCACCATCGTGAACGCGGCTACACCGCAGACACTATGGCAAGGAAGCGCACACTTCGGCCTGATACTCAACAAGAAGAACAACCTCAGCGGTACCTACAATGCCGACGTCAACACGCTCGATAACCTCGGCGTAGGCGGAACGGCACTTCCGGAAGCCGGCTACAACAGCATGCAGTCCGAGCATGCTCTGCGTTTCAGTAACCTCCAGACCATCTCTGCGCAGACGATGCATGAAACCCGCGTGGGCTATACATGGCGCTACCGCGACGACACACCAGACTCCAATGCGCCCTCCCTACAAGTTGCGGGAGCCTTCACAGGCGGCGGCGCGGCAACGCAGGCGCTGCACAGCCATGAGCGAGACCTCGAGATCGACGACGACGTGCTAACGACACGAGCCAAGCATAACCTCAAGGCAGGCGTCGAGCTGCTGGATCTTGCATTACGCAATACACTGCCCACGAACTTCAATGGAAGCTATGTCTTCGGTGGAGGCTCGGCCCCGGTACTCGGCGGTGCCGGCACAACAACCATCAGTGGGCTGGAGCAGTACCGCCGTGCAATCCTCGGACTACCCGGAGGATCACCAACGACCTACAGTGTGACGACTGGCAATGCGGTCGTCGATCTTAACCAACTGCGCGTCGTGCTCTATGCGCAGGACCAATGGAAGGTACGGCCCCGTCTCCAGTTGTCTTTGGGAATCCGCTGGGCGATGCAGAGCGCTCCGGCAACAGTCGGTAACGTTGGCCCGAGGCTTGGCCTGGCGTGGTCGCCCGACCGTGCGCAGAAGTGGGTCTTTCATCTCCGCTCTGGACTCTTTTTCGGCCCCGTCGATGCGCAGACCGCGCTCGAAGCACGCCGTCTGAATGGCGAGAACCAGCGACAGACTCTCATCTACAATCCCATCTACGGAAAGCCGCTGAACTCCGGCAACCCAGCTATCACCACGCTGCGCTCACCGCTCGGCGACCTCAGTCAGACGCCATCCCTACAGTCTCACCTTGGCGTCGAGCACGACTTCCCACGACACTGGCATGCGCAAGCGAACCTCTATCTGGCCCAGGCGTGGGATGTGCTTCGTTCGCGCAACATCAACGCACCACTCGACAGCTCACCCATCGGTGTACGACCGCTAGCTCCAAACGAGAACCTGGATCAATTCCAGCAGACTGGCCACCTGCACGGAAACGTCATGTTTCTCGGGGTCGATCAGCGCAGCCTGCGCCGCCTACAGATCTTTGCAGGCTACATTCGCATGGACCTGCGGACCGATGCCGACAGTGAGACCTCCTTCCCGCAGAACAGCAGCTCGGATGTCGGGGAGAGTGCCCGCCCATCCTGGCAGGCGACCCATCACGCGATCGTCTTCTCCACATTGACTCTGCCGCGTAAGGTCTCCTTGAGTGCGCAGTTCGACGCGGCAAGCGGCCTTCCCTACAACGTTACAACCGGCTTCGATAACAACGGCGATGGTACCTTCAACGATCGTCCCTACCTGGCCACCGCTGCTAGTTCAACCGTGTACTCGACTCGCTTCGGTCTGCTTTCGCCCACCGGCACAGGCTCCACAATCGGCCGCAACGCTGGCACGCTGCCGTGGAACGTCAACCTGGACATGAATCTCAGCCGCACGTTCGCCCTGACGCACTCCACACAAGGCGATGCGAAGACGCTCGCGGTGAATGCGCGCTCCACGAACGCAATCAACCATACAAATGTCACTGCGGTCGGCGGCGTGCTGGGGTCACCACTGTTCGGCCTCGGCTATGCGGCCAGTCCAGGCCGGCGCATCGAGGGAGGTCTGCGCTACAGCTTCTAA
- a CDS encoding sensor histidine kinase, whose amino-acid sequence MGDSEPKFRSQGLFEVETDLFHSRQEFARGRTILRWVGLMYSADFFIFPYFRHSMSVWIAFALFYAAFLVLYFVVVELRGRRQQIAFALFFLLGFLYYPFNRHAAGAFVYPFAIMAFFVRRLRTLFLVLTVQMVGIVLETWYFDLSMEKAESVLFFSVVIGLCNFAYSQQARANFLLEQANAEIEYLSQEAERERIARDLHDLLGHTLTVITVKLDLARRLLSRDSAQALHEIIESEQTARKALADVREAVVGYRAEGLTAEIARARRTLLSADVQLTTSIAPVALSPVQVNVLCLALREAVTNIVRHAHASACHMELSEVDAQIYLTVGDNGNGGTLREGNGLLGMRERLHAVSGTVKLSSSTKDGTRLVLALPICLDARLRPQSMREVESV is encoded by the coding sequence ATGGGTGACTCAGAGCCAAAGTTTCGGAGTCAAGGTCTATTCGAGGTCGAGACGGACCTGTTCCACTCGCGGCAGGAGTTCGCTCGTGGCCGCACGATTCTTCGCTGGGTCGGGCTGATGTACTCCGCAGACTTCTTTATTTTTCCGTACTTCCGCCACTCGATGTCTGTATGGATTGCATTTGCGCTCTTCTACGCAGCGTTTCTGGTTCTTTATTTTGTCGTTGTGGAGCTTAGGGGGCGCAGACAGCAGATTGCCTTCGCGCTCTTCTTTCTGCTCGGTTTCCTCTACTACCCATTCAACCGCCACGCCGCCGGAGCGTTTGTCTACCCATTCGCGATAATGGCTTTCTTCGTAAGGCGTCTGCGCACCTTGTTTCTTGTGCTGACGGTGCAGATGGTTGGCATTGTGTTGGAGACCTGGTATTTCGACCTATCTATGGAGAAGGCGGAGAGTGTTTTGTTCTTCTCCGTAGTCATTGGCCTATGTAACTTCGCTTACTCGCAGCAGGCGCGAGCCAACTTCCTTCTGGAACAGGCGAACGCTGAGATTGAGTATCTGTCGCAGGAGGCCGAGCGAGAGCGTATCGCGCGGGATCTGCACGATTTGCTCGGCCACACACTGACGGTCATCACCGTGAAGCTTGATCTTGCACGGAGGCTTCTGTCCCGCGATTCTGCACAGGCGCTGCATGAGATTATCGAATCGGAGCAGACGGCGCGAAAGGCTTTGGCGGACGTTCGCGAAGCGGTTGTCGGCTACCGCGCCGAGGGCCTAACCGCGGAGATTGCTCGTGCGCGGCGCACGCTGCTCTCCGCTGACGTGCAACTCACTACGAGCATCGCCCCTGTAGCGCTATCTCCTGTACAGGTCAACGTACTCTGCCTCGCTTTGCGCGAGGCTGTGACGAACATCGTCCGGCACGCACATGCATCGGCTTGTCATATGGAGCTCTCCGAGGTCGACGCGCAGATCTACCTGACGGTCGGCGATAATGGCAACGGCGGCACTCTGCGCGAGGGAAACGGTCTGCTGGGTATGCGTGAACGGCTTCACGCGGTGTCGGGAACAGTCAAGCTCTCGAGCTCCACAAAAGACGGCACGAGGCTGGTGCTTGCGTTACCGATTTGCTTAGACGCTCGCCTGCGCCCACAGTCTATGAGAGAGGTGGAATCAGTGTGA
- a CDS encoding response regulator transcription factor encodes MTDRIRVVLAEDQSMLRGALAALLSIEPDIEVVGTFPDGAQALQAVDKQRPNVLVTDIEMAKMTGLELTTRTRELYPETRVLILTTFARPGYLRRALEAGAYGYLLKDRPSEELSDAVRRVSRGIRVVDPDLASEIWSAEKDPLTDRERQILRRAGDGESTTELALSLRLTEGTVRNYLSEAISKLGASSRFEAARLARNKGWL; translated from the coding sequence GTGACCGATAGAATTCGTGTCGTGCTGGCAGAAGACCAGAGCATGTTGCGGGGTGCGTTGGCCGCACTGCTGTCTATCGAACCGGACATCGAGGTCGTCGGGACCTTTCCAGACGGCGCACAGGCGCTTCAGGCCGTCGACAAGCAGCGCCCGAACGTTCTGGTGACCGACATCGAGATGGCGAAGATGACCGGGCTCGAGCTGACTACACGCACGCGAGAGCTCTACCCGGAGACGCGAGTTCTCATCCTCACAACCTTTGCGCGTCCCGGCTACCTGCGTCGTGCTCTCGAGGCAGGGGCGTATGGTTACCTGCTCAAGGACCGTCCTTCGGAGGAGCTTTCTGACGCCGTGCGCCGGGTAAGCCGTGGAATACGCGTCGTTGATCCGGACCTGGCGTCTGAGATCTGGAGCGCGGAGAAGGATCCGCTCACCGACCGCGAGCGCCAAATTCTTCGACGTGCAGGGGACGGCGAGAGTACGACCGAGCTGGCACTCTCGCTTCGTCTCACCGAAGGAACCGTACGCAACTACCTCTCAGAGGCAATTTCGAAGTTGGGCGCGTCTAGCCGTTTTGAAGCGGCTCGGCTGGCCCGGAACAAGGGATGGCTCTAG
- a CDS encoding acetylornithine deacetylase/succinyl-diaminopimelate desuccinylase family protein yields the protein MVAQHLSQKYQDAVYRSVEEIQAEMISFLQDLVRIPTINPPGENYKAGAEFIGKTLHEFGYETHYIAANGLAENTPQHPRINVLGRLEGAKPRPCLHFNGHFDVVPAGDGWTMDPFAAHIRDGKLYGRGVSDQKAGIAASIFAVEAIRRAGIKLHGTVEQSGSVDEESGGFAGVAYLAKQGWIGQDKTDYVIITEPTNVDRVCLGHRGVYWFKITTHGRIAHGSMPHFGVSAIDHMADFLHDVTHGLKPVLATRKTAVPVEPAGSRFASININSVFGGQPEEGTQTPCVADRSGAIFDRRFLSEESFEEVRGEIYAMLESLQAKNPDFQYKVEDLMVVHPVHTDENCQLVTTISKNVEELFGKKPKLTASPGTYDQKHVVRIGSVAQCIAYGPGILNQAHLPDEYCLVEDVVSAAKIMALTAIDLLGADPA from the coding sequence ATGGTTGCTCAACACTTGTCTCAAAAGTATCAAGACGCTGTCTACCGGAGCGTCGAAGAGATCCAGGCAGAGATGATCTCCTTCCTCCAGGATCTTGTCCGCATTCCGACCATCAATCCCCCAGGCGAGAACTATAAAGCAGGCGCCGAGTTCATTGGCAAAACCCTGCATGAATTTGGCTACGAAACCCACTACATCGCGGCGAACGGACTCGCTGAAAACACACCTCAGCATCCACGCATCAACGTCCTTGGCAGACTCGAAGGCGCAAAGCCACGCCCATGCCTTCATTTCAACGGCCACTTCGATGTCGTCCCCGCAGGCGACGGCTGGACCATGGACCCCTTCGCCGCACACATCCGTGACGGCAAGCTCTATGGACGAGGCGTCTCCGACCAGAAAGCTGGAATCGCCGCCTCAATCTTCGCGGTCGAGGCAATTCGAAGGGCCGGAATCAAGCTGCATGGGACCGTAGAGCAGAGCGGAAGTGTCGATGAGGAAAGTGGAGGCTTTGCTGGTGTCGCCTACCTCGCAAAACAGGGGTGGATCGGCCAGGATAAGACCGACTACGTCATCATCACCGAGCCTACGAATGTCGATCGAGTGTGCCTCGGCCATCGCGGGGTCTACTGGTTCAAGATCACCACGCATGGGCGCATCGCTCATGGCTCCATGCCCCACTTCGGTGTCAGTGCGATCGACCACATGGCTGACTTCCTTCACGATGTCACCCACGGACTCAAACCCGTCCTGGCTACTCGCAAAACAGCAGTCCCGGTCGAACCCGCCGGCTCCCGCTTCGCCAGCATCAATATCAACTCGGTCTTCGGAGGACAGCCCGAAGAAGGCACCCAAACCCCTTGCGTCGCGGATCGTTCCGGGGCAATCTTTGATCGCCGCTTCCTCTCTGAAGAGTCCTTCGAAGAAGTGCGTGGAGAAATCTACGCCATGCTTGAATCGTTGCAGGCCAAAAACCCCGACTTCCAATACAAAGTGGAAGACTTGATGGTCGTTCACCCAGTGCATACCGACGAGAATTGCCAACTGGTCACAACAATCAGCAAAAACGTAGAGGAGCTCTTCGGCAAAAAACCTAAGCTTACGGCCAGCCCCGGCACATACGACCAGAAGCATGTCGTCAGAATCGGAAGCGTTGCTCAGTGTATCGCCTACGGTCCAGGCATTCTCAATCAGGCTCATCTTCCAGATGAATATTGCCTCGTAGAGGACGTCGTCAGCGCAGCAAAGATCATGGCACTGACCGCCATCGATCTACTCGGAGCAGATCCCGCATAA
- a CDS encoding GntR family transcriptional regulator: MQTTVDRLYQEMLQAIVECELSPGASFSEAELGRRYSASRTPIREACRRLENDGLIRIAPFRGYSIVPLSVKEFLELEELQLIIEPAAAALAAVRISEEQLAALEGCAFYEYQKGDPKSYREFIQSNYKFHTVIAQASRNKQLCKMVENVQIRLMRFFYLGLPFDSWGEQLVTEHRSLVEAIRNHRPEEARRFATVHLQNAMQRSNVGTMNAIRFGEMIFDPSSSEPVVWMSNKMMSNAAFPRSRTPHKKQHSSSKL; the protein is encoded by the coding sequence ATGCAAACTACCGTCGATCGCCTTTATCAAGAGATGCTGCAAGCAATCGTGGAGTGCGAACTTTCTCCGGGTGCATCTTTTTCCGAGGCTGAACTTGGACGTCGGTACAGTGCATCGCGGACGCCGATTCGAGAGGCATGCCGGAGGCTGGAGAACGACGGACTCATTCGGATTGCTCCGTTCCGAGGCTATTCCATCGTGCCGTTGTCTGTGAAAGAGTTCCTGGAGCTTGAGGAGCTACAGTTAATCATTGAACCTGCAGCTGCTGCTCTTGCAGCCGTCAGGATCAGCGAAGAGCAGCTTGCTGCTCTAGAAGGCTGCGCCTTCTATGAGTATCAAAAGGGAGATCCGAAGAGCTACCGAGAGTTTATTCAGAGCAATTACAAATTTCATACTGTCATTGCGCAAGCCAGCCGCAACAAACAGCTTTGCAAGATGGTTGAAAATGTGCAGATCCGCCTCATGAGGTTCTTTTACCTGGGACTGCCATTCGACTCCTGGGGAGAGCAGCTGGTGACGGAACATCGATCGCTGGTTGAGGCGATTCGAAATCACAGACCTGAAGAAGCTCGTCGATTCGCTACGGTGCATCTACAGAATGCAATGCAGCGTAGTAATGTCGGCACGATGAACGCGATCCGTTTTGGGGAGATGATATTCGATCCCTCGTCTAGTGAGCCTGTGGTTTGGATGAGCAATAAGATGATGAGCAACGCGGCATTTCCGAGGAGCCGCACGCCACACAAAAAGCAGCACAGCAGCAGCAAACTCTAA
- a CDS encoding GntR family transcriptional regulator: MQTTVERVYQKLRQAIVECELSPGTSFSESDLVRRYKASRTPVREACQRLEHEGLVRIVPFRGYSIAPLSVAEFLEMQELQLILEPAAAALAAERITPEQVAELEECALYEYRVGDAESYREFVRKNHQLHTAIASASRNRQLFETVNNIHVRLMRFFFLGLPFESWGETLVEEHRKLLGAIRNRQPEEARRYAAEHIQNAIQRSSNETMNAIRFGELIFDPNSSNVATKMNAEETRKSLRMTKRTRKSSRPKE, from the coding sequence ATGCAGACTACGGTCGAACGTGTTTATCAGAAACTTCGTCAAGCGATTGTCGAATGCGAGTTATCCCCTGGGACTTCGTTTTCAGAATCTGACTTGGTTCGTCGATACAAAGCATCCCGTACGCCAGTGCGTGAGGCTTGTCAGCGTTTGGAGCACGAGGGGTTAGTGCGCATCGTTCCATTTCGCGGATATTCGATTGCTCCTCTTTCTGTTGCAGAGTTTCTCGAGATGCAGGAGCTGCAACTCATTCTTGAACCGGCTGCTGCTGCGCTGGCTGCGGAACGGATCACTCCAGAGCAAGTTGCGGAGCTTGAAGAGTGTGCACTGTACGAGTACCGCGTCGGAGACGCGGAGAGCTATCGGGAGTTTGTAAGAAAGAATCATCAGCTACATACTGCGATCGCTTCGGCTTCGCGAAATCGCCAGCTGTTTGAGACCGTTAATAATATTCATGTGCGACTGATGCGCTTCTTCTTTCTCGGCCTGCCGTTTGAGTCGTGGGGAGAGACGCTTGTTGAAGAGCATCGGAAGCTGCTGGGGGCGATTCGTAATCGTCAACCTGAAGAGGCCCGTCGATATGCCGCCGAACATATTCAGAACGCTATTCAGCGCAGCAGCAACGAGACTATGAATGCAATTCGTTTTGGTGAACTTATCTTTGATCCGAATAGCAGTAACGTCGCGACGAAGATGAATGCAGAGGAGACACGGAAGAGTCTGCGGATGACGAAGAGAACGCGGAAATCCAGTAGGCCGAAAGAATAG
- a CDS encoding tetratricopeptide repeat protein encodes MNSCTSLLLLCFSSILCVAQMQMPAPDSRPVPLMSGLGNSHHAIRTNKPEAQRYFNQGMNYLFAFNHDEARRSFQKAADIDPQAAMPLWGIALAVGPNYNDIDIGHAREQQSLVAITKARQLAADGPALEKDYIDALATRFAQDANHDLHLEGQRYSKAMANLVARHPDDLDAATLYAESLMDLHPWQLWSADGKPAEDTQEIVSTLQGVLLRDPDHVGANHFLIHAVEASPDPSIALPSAIRLETLAPAAGHLVHMPAHIYQRVGDFNGSALANEHAVQVDRTYFRIQHLQHVANMYDSMYYTHNMHFLASACSMEGNRTCAENAAAQLVEHVTPEVPQSRGMEWYLPTQPWMLVRFDQWQTILHTPLPPPSLPMLNAMWHYARGSAFTALNKPEQAAIERADLAGTIQNLRPDVPPDFNNSAHAALALALTVLDARILEARGEKTKAILLWKEAVQSLDRFAYNEPSDWYYPVRESLGGALLRDNQPVEAEAVFRRDLELNPRNGRSLFGLWQSLLMQKRGADAALVKSQFDAAWSHSTIELHLSNL; translated from the coding sequence ATGAACTCCTGCACCTCCTTACTATTGTTATGCTTCAGTTCCATCCTCTGCGTCGCTCAGATGCAGATGCCCGCGCCCGACTCACGCCCAGTCCCCCTTATGAGTGGCCTCGGCAATTCGCACCACGCCATCCGCACGAATAAACCCGAAGCCCAGCGATACTTCAATCAGGGCATGAACTATCTCTTCGCCTTCAACCATGACGAGGCACGCCGATCTTTTCAGAAGGCCGCCGACATTGATCCGCAGGCAGCAATGCCACTCTGGGGAATAGCACTCGCCGTCGGCCCGAACTACAACGACATTGATATTGGCCACGCTCGTGAGCAGCAGTCACTCGTCGCGATCACAAAAGCACGTCAGCTTGCAGCCGATGGACCTGCCCTCGAAAAGGATTACATCGACGCACTCGCCACGCGTTTCGCACAGGATGCCAACCACGACCTTCATCTCGAAGGCCAACGCTACAGTAAAGCAATGGCCAATCTCGTCGCCAGACATCCCGACGACCTCGATGCCGCAACTCTCTATGCTGAGAGCCTCATGGATCTGCACCCTTGGCAACTCTGGTCGGCCGACGGTAAGCCTGCCGAAGATACACAGGAGATCGTGTCCACGCTCCAGGGCGTACTCCTACGAGATCCCGACCACGTTGGCGCAAATCACTTCCTCATTCACGCCGTCGAAGCCTCCCCAGATCCATCTATCGCCCTGCCGAGTGCCATACGGCTCGAGACCCTGGCCCCTGCCGCTGGCCATCTTGTACACATGCCGGCGCACATCTACCAGCGTGTAGGAGATTTCAACGGTTCAGCTCTCGCTAACGAGCACGCCGTACAGGTCGATCGTACCTACTTCCGCATCCAGCACCTCCAACACGTCGCAAATATGTACGACAGCATGTATTACACCCACAACATGCACTTTCTCGCCTCGGCCTGTAGCATGGAGGGCAATCGCACCTGCGCCGAAAATGCGGCGGCTCAACTCGTCGAACACGTCACACCCGAAGTACCTCAAAGCCGAGGCATGGAGTGGTATCTCCCCACCCAGCCCTGGATGCTCGTACGCTTCGATCAGTGGCAGACCATCCTTCATACGCCACTTCCACCACCCAGTCTGCCCATGCTAAACGCAATGTGGCATTACGCTCGAGGGTCGGCGTTCACCGCCCTCAACAAGCCAGAGCAGGCAGCGATCGAACGCGCAGATCTCGCTGGTACGATCCAGAATCTGCGTCCAGACGTCCCGCCGGACTTCAATAATTCCGCTCACGCAGCACTGGCTCTCGCGCTAACCGTGCTCGACGCACGAATTCTTGAAGCTCGTGGCGAAAAAACCAAAGCCATCCTGTTATGGAAAGAAGCCGTACAGTCACTCGACAGATTTGCCTACAACGAACCCTCTGACTGGTATTATCCCGTCCGTGAATCGCTTGGAGGCGCACTCCTGCGCGACAACCAGCCCGTCGAAGCAGAAGCTGTTTTCCGTCGCGATCTCGAACTGAATCCAAGGAATGGTCGTTCGCTCTTCGGTCTCTGGCAAAGCCTACTGATGCAGAAACGAGGCGCAGATGCTGCACTGGTCAAGTCCCAGTTCGATGCTGCGTGGAGCCACTCCACGATCGAACTCCACCTATCTAACCTCTGA
- a CDS encoding aspartate aminotransferase family protein — MSNPLSSLEVIALTKKHNYGTWRKQKNWNPSHLLSADGCYFTDGDGKRFLDFSSQLMCMNLGHNNPAVIQSIQDQASTLAYAAPFYATTARAELSKLLLDVLPPGMTKFFFTTSGTDANEAAFKIARMYTGKTKIISRYRSYHGSTSSSIAATGDPRRWPIEPSGKGHGVIFSPEVNCYKCPIRHTYPQCGIACADYLEHMIANEGDVAAVLVEPVVGTNGVLIPPPEYFPKLRKICDDHGVLLIADEVMSGWGRTGKWFAIDNWGVQPDILTTAKGITSAYVPLGLCATTQKIADFFEENYFAHGHTYEAHPMTLAPAIATIHKMQRLGLIDRANEMGAYLGEKLHALKASHPSIGNVRGLGLFWAVELVKDQQAKRPFNTWQEKLDGKPILVEQIAARMLSKGVVMQAWMSHFVLAPPLIVEKAQIDEAVAALDEALILADALLEAEPALI, encoded by the coding sequence ATGTCTAATCCGCTTTCATCCTTAGAAGTCATCGCGCTTACCAAAAAACATAACTACGGCACATGGCGTAAACAGAAAAACTGGAATCCTTCTCACCTTCTCAGCGCCGATGGATGCTACTTCACCGACGGCGATGGCAAGCGCTTCCTCGATTTCTCGTCGCAGCTCATGTGCATGAATCTCGGTCACAACAACCCAGCAGTCATTCAGTCGATCCAGGATCAGGCCTCGACACTGGCATATGCCGCTCCCTTCTATGCTACGACTGCGCGTGCTGAACTCAGCAAGCTGCTTCTTGATGTGCTCCCGCCTGGGATGACCAAGTTCTTCTTCACTACCTCCGGCACGGATGCCAACGAAGCCGCATTCAAGATTGCTCGCATGTATACAGGTAAAACTAAAATCATCTCGCGCTACCGCTCGTACCATGGTTCCACCTCGAGTTCAATCGCGGCTACTGGAGATCCACGACGCTGGCCGATAGAGCCCTCAGGAAAGGGCCATGGCGTCATCTTTTCGCCCGAGGTCAACTGTTACAAATGTCCCATCCGCCACACCTATCCTCAGTGCGGTATCGCCTGTGCGGACTACCTCGAGCATATGATCGCCAATGAGGGAGATGTAGCAGCAGTACTGGTCGAACCCGTGGTCGGAACCAATGGGGTGCTCATCCCGCCGCCCGAGTACTTCCCAAAGCTGCGTAAAATCTGCGACGATCACGGCGTACTTCTCATCGCCGACGAGGTGATGAGTGGCTGGGGTAGAACTGGCAAGTGGTTTGCCATCGATAACTGGGGCGTCCAACCGGATATTTTAACAACAGCCAAGGGCATCACCTCTGCCTACGTTCCGCTCGGCCTCTGTGCGACCACCCAGAAGATCGCCGACTTCTTCGAGGAGAACTACTTCGCCCACGGCCACACCTACGAAGCGCATCCCATGACCCTCGCCCCAGCCATCGCCACCATCCACAAGATGCAGCGTCTCGGCCTGATCGATCGAGCCAACGAGATGGGAGCCTACCTAGGTGAAAAACTCCACGCGCTGAAGGCCTCGCATCCATCGATTGGCAACGTTCGCGGCCTCGGTCTCTTCTGGGCAGTAGAACTCGTCAAGGATCAACAAGCCAAACGGCCCTTCAATACGTGGCAGGAGAAACTCGATGGCAAGCCGATACTCGTTGAGCAGATCGCCGCCCGCATGCTCTCCAAGGGTGTCGTCATGCAGGCATGGATGAGTCACTTTGTTCTCGCTCCGCCTCTCATTGTCGAGAAAGCTCAGATCGACGAAGCCGTCGCCGCACTCGATGAAGCCCTCATCCTCGCAGACGCTCTCCTCGAGGCCGAACCAGCCCTCATTTAA